CCTAATCGCTTTGTGTTGGACTGGGTCCGCGATAAGTACTTAAACAACATCAATGGCTTACTCAATGATTTTTGTGGTAGCGAGGTTCCCTTACTGCGTTTTGAAGTGGGGAGTAAACCGGCAGTAAGAGCGACACAGAGTCATCCAGTCACAGCCAGCGTTAGTGCGCCTGTTGCACCCGTTACCCGTAGCGCACCTGTGCGCCCGAGTTGGGACAGTTCGCCTGCGCAACCTGAACATTCTTATCGTTCGAATGTTAACCCGAAGCACACATTTGATAACTTCGTTGAGGGTAAATCGAACCAGCTGGCCCGTGCAGCAGCACGTCAGGTGGCGGATAATCCGGGCGGAGCCTATAACCCGTTGTTCCTTTATGGTGGGACAGGCTTGGGTAAAACTCACCTGTTACATGCTGTGGGGAATGGCATCATGGCCCGTAAAGCCAATGCCAAAGTGGTGTACATGCATTCAGAGCGTTTTGTGCAAGATATGGTTAAAGCCTTGCAGAACAACGCGATAGAAGAGTTTAAGCGCTATTATCGTTCGGTTGATGCATTATTAATCGATGATATTCAGTTCTTTGCCAATAAAGAGCGTTCTCAGGAAGAGTTTTTCCATACGTTTAATGCCTTGCTGGAAGGTAATCAGCAGATCATCCTAACGTCAGATCGCTACCCAAAAGAGATCAATGGTGTAGAGGATCGTCTTAAGTCGCGGTTTGGTTGGGGCCTGACGGTCGCTATTGAGCCGCCAGAACTGGAAACTCGCGTCGCGATCCTGATGAAGAAAGCGGATGAAAATGACATTCGTTTACCGGGTGAGGTGGCGTTCTTTATTGCC
The window above is part of the Yersinia massiliensis genome. Proteins encoded here:
- the dnaA gene encoding chromosomal replication initiator protein DnaA, whose translation is MSLSLWQQCLARLQDELPATEFSMWIRPLQAELSDNTLALYAPNRFVLDWVRDKYLNNINGLLNDFCGSEVPLLRFEVGSKPAVRATQSHPVTASVSAPVAPVTRSAPVRPSWDSSPAQPEHSYRSNVNPKHTFDNFVEGKSNQLARAAARQVADNPGGAYNPLFLYGGTGLGKTHLLHAVGNGIMARKANAKVVYMHSERFVQDMVKALQNNAIEEFKRYYRSVDALLIDDIQFFANKERSQEEFFHTFNALLEGNQQIILTSDRYPKEINGVEDRLKSRFGWGLTVAIEPPELETRVAILMKKADENDIRLPGEVAFFIAKRLRSNVRELEGALNRVIANANFTGRAITIDFVREALRDLLALQEKLVTIDNIQKTVAEYYKIKVADLLSKRRSRSVARPRQMAMALAKELTNHSLPEIGDAFGGRDHTTVLHACRKIEQLREESHDIKEDYSNLIRTLSS